From Vicingus serpentipes, the proteins below share one genomic window:
- a CDS encoding alpha-ketoacid dehydrogenase subunit alpha/beta, translated as MSNQVETKSPDIKMSKESFKQTILDDYRLVYVSRETSLLGRREVLTGKAKFGIFGDGKELPQLALAKHFKEGDFRSGYYRDQTLMMAIGQLTVQQFFAQLYAHTDVEAEPCSAGRSMNGHFGTRSLNEDGTWKDLTKIKNSSADISPTAGQMGRLLGLAQASKVYRNNKELASFTNFSKGGNEVAFGTIGDASTSEGPFWEAINAIGVLQVPVVMSVWDDGQGISVPKKYQTTKESISEVLKGFQRDNGKNNGYEILKVKAWDYISLIETYEKAVKIAREEHCPVLVHVEEVTQPQGHSTSGSHERYKSKERLEWEAEYCCVKKFKEWILENKIATEEELTILEKEGKKQVLDEKKAAWTAYLNPIKQERDEAVAMLKQLVVESSNGSFISPMIEELSANIEPIRKDFISVIKKALRITRTENLPARLALISWLKEAEKLNFDRYSSKLYSEFDSSPLNVEEVKAVFTDQKEDGRVILRDNFDKILQKYPEVLIFGEDSGKIGGVNQGLEGLQDKYGKIRISDTGIRENTILGQGIGMALRGLRPIAEIQYLDYLLYAIQIMSDDLSTLQYRTKGGQKAPVIVRTRGHRLEGIWHSGSPMGMIINSIRGMHVCVPRNLTQSAGFYNTLLKGDDPAIVIEPLNGYRTKENIPSNLGEFTVPLGVPEILTEGNDLTIVSYGSTCNLALQAVQQLNEVGISAELIDIRTLLPFDINHLIVDSLERTNRLLIVDEDVPGGASAFILQKILEEQKGYYKLDSEPVTLTAKAHRPAYGTDGDYFSKPSIEDIFDAAYNIMNEYDGDTYPKIY; from the coding sequence ATGAGTAATCAAGTTGAAACAAAATCACCTGACATTAAAATGTCAAAAGAAAGCTTTAAACAAACTATTTTAGATGATTATCGATTAGTTTATGTAAGTAGGGAAACATCTTTATTAGGAAGAAGAGAAGTGCTTACAGGAAAAGCAAAATTTGGAATATTTGGAGATGGTAAGGAGCTTCCTCAATTAGCTTTAGCTAAACACTTCAAAGAAGGTGATTTTAGATCGGGTTACTATAGAGATCAAACCTTAATGATGGCTATTGGACAATTAACTGTTCAACAGTTTTTTGCTCAATTATACGCTCATACAGATGTTGAAGCAGAACCATGTTCAGCAGGAAGATCTATGAATGGTCATTTTGGTACTCGTAGTTTAAATGAAGATGGAACCTGGAAAGATTTAACAAAAATTAAAAATTCATCAGCAGATATTTCCCCTACAGCTGGTCAAATGGGACGGTTGTTAGGTTTAGCTCAAGCTTCAAAAGTATATAGAAATAATAAAGAATTAGCTTCTTTTACTAACTTTTCTAAAGGAGGAAATGAGGTTGCTTTTGGTACAATTGGAGATGCAAGTACATCTGAAGGCCCTTTTTGGGAGGCGATAAATGCAATTGGCGTTTTACAAGTTCCAGTAGTTATGTCAGTATGGGATGACGGACAAGGAATCTCTGTTCCTAAAAAATACCAAACTACAAAAGAGAGTATTTCAGAAGTACTAAAAGGTTTTCAAAGAGATAATGGAAAGAACAATGGTTATGAAATATTAAAAGTTAAAGCTTGGGATTATATTTCTTTAATTGAAACTTATGAAAAAGCAGTTAAAATTGCTAGAGAAGAGCATTGCCCAGTTTTAGTACATGTTGAAGAGGTTACTCAGCCACAAGGACATTCAACATCAGGATCTCATGAAAGATATAAATCGAAAGAACGACTAGAATGGGAAGCTGAGTATTGTTGTGTGAAAAAATTTAAAGAGTGGATTTTAGAAAATAAAATTGCTACTGAAGAAGAATTAACTATACTAGAGAAAGAAGGAAAAAAACAAGTTTTAGATGAGAAAAAAGCTGCGTGGACTGCTTACCTAAATCCAATAAAACAAGAAAGGGATGAAGCTGTTGCAATGTTAAAACAATTAGTTGTTGAGAGTAGTAATGGTAGTTTTATATCTCCAATGATTGAAGAGTTAAGTGCGAATATAGAACCAATTCGTAAAGATTTCATTTCAGTAATTAAGAAAGCGTTAAGAATTACACGAACTGAAAATTTACCTGCAAGATTAGCTTTAATATCATGGTTAAAAGAAGCTGAAAAATTAAATTTTGATAGATATAGTTCTAAATTATATTCTGAATTTGATTCATCACCATTAAATGTTGAAGAAGTTAAAGCTGTTTTTACAGATCAAAAAGAAGATGGTAGAGTTATTTTAAGAGATAACTTTGATAAAATCTTACAAAAATATCCCGAAGTATTAATTTTTGGAGAAGATTCAGGGAAAATTGGAGGGGTAAACCAAGGGTTAGAAGGATTACAAGATAAATATGGCAAAATAAGAATTAGTGACACTGGAATTCGTGAAAACACAATTTTAGGACAGGGAATAGGAATGGCTTTAAGAGGGTTAAGACCTATTGCTGAAATACAATATTTAGATTATTTATTGTATGCTATTCAAATTATGAGTGATGATTTATCAACACTTCAATATAGGACTAAAGGAGGTCAGAAAGCTCCAGTAATTGTTAGAACTAGAGGTCATCGTTTAGAAGGGATTTGGCATTCAGGTTCTCCAATGGGGATGATTATTAATTCTATTCGAGGAATGCATGTTTGCGTTCCTCGAAATTTGACTCAATCAGCTGGTTTTTATAATACTTTATTAAAAGGGGATGATCCAGCAATAGTAATTGAGCCTTTAAATGGATATAGAACAAAAGAAAATATACCAAGTAATTTAGGTGAATTTACTGTGCCATTAGGTGTTCCTGAAATTTTAACTGAAGGAAATGATTTAACAATAGTTTCATATGGTTCAACTTGTAATTTAGCTTTACAAGCTGTTCAACAATTAAACGAAGTGGGAATTTCTGCTGAATTAATAGATATAAGAACTTTGTTGCCTTTCGATATTAATCACTTAATAGTTGATTCATTAGAAAGAACAAATCGTTTATTGATTGTAGATGAAGATGTTCCAGGTGGAGCCAGTGCATTTATTCTTCAGAAAATTCTTGAAGAACAAAAAGGTTATTACAAATTAGATTCTGAACCGGTTACATTAACAGCAAAAGCACATCGTCCTGCTTATGGAACAGATGGTGATTATTTCTCAAAACCAAGTATAGAAGATATATTTGATGCAGCTTATAACATTATGAATGAGTATGATGGGGATACTTACCCTAAAATTTATTAG
- a CDS encoding ABC transporter substrate-binding protein, with protein MKYLSLSLLLMIFFFSCKNDKTIDKEDFVVEESVQDYVKYAKGFSIETFSDYKVLTISNAWKGEKTIFQYILYRNEKPLGFEDAVFVKTPIKTIACLSLTHLAFIDKLNQNKSIIALSGCDYVSNLEIINRIKTDKIKEIGKEQQLNYEMLIDNKPDLIMAYGIDESSKKNLTKMKELGLSVVLNAEYMENHPLGQAEWIKFVAAFYELDSEGDSIFSLIEKEYLELKKQVAKIESKPSVFLGMPWNGVWYMAGGESFQAQLLRDAGANYLWANNEEKSNFTIDKEVIIDRAIDADYWINLNSYTTINEVVACDTKFSKFKSVKKNQLFNNNKRLNISGGNDYWESGIVNPQIVLKDLITIFHPEVLNHELFYYKKLD; from the coding sequence ATGAAGTATTTATCGTTATCATTATTACTAATGATTTTCTTTTTTTCATGTAAAAACGATAAAACAATAGATAAAGAAGATTTCGTTGTTGAAGAATCTGTTCAAGATTATGTTAAATATGCCAAGGGATTTTCAATTGAAACATTTTCAGATTATAAAGTATTAACTATTTCTAATGCTTGGAAAGGAGAAAAAACAATTTTTCAATACATTCTTTATCGTAATGAAAAACCTTTAGGATTTGAAGATGCTGTTTTTGTAAAAACACCAATAAAAACAATAGCATGTTTGAGTTTAACTCATTTAGCATTTATTGATAAGTTAAATCAAAATAAATCAATAATTGCATTGTCAGGTTGCGATTATGTTAGCAATCTTGAAATTATAAATAGAATTAAAACTGACAAAATAAAAGAAATAGGCAAAGAACAACAACTCAATTATGAAATGTTGATAGATAACAAACCTGATTTAATAATGGCTTATGGAATAGATGAAAGTTCTAAAAAAAATTTAACTAAAATGAAAGAACTTGGTTTGTCTGTTGTTTTAAATGCTGAATATATGGAGAATCATCCATTAGGACAAGCAGAATGGATAAAGTTTGTTGCCGCTTTTTATGAATTAGATAGCGAAGGTGATTCAATTTTTTCTTTAATAGAAAAAGAATATTTAGAGTTAAAAAAACAAGTTGCTAAAATAGAAAGCAAACCATCTGTTTTTTTAGGTATGCCTTGGAATGGAGTATGGTATATGGCTGGAGGAGAGTCTTTTCAAGCTCAGTTATTAAGAGATGCCGGAGCAAATTATTTATGGGCTAATAATGAAGAGAAATCTAATTTTACAATTGATAAGGAAGTAATAATTGATAGAGCAATAGATGCTGACTATTGGATAAATTTAAATAGCTATACAACCATTAATGAGGTAGTTGCTTGTGATACTAAATTTTCAAAATTTAAATCTGTTAAGAAAAATCAGTTGTTTAACAATAATAAACGATTAAATATATCAGGGGGGAATGACTATTGGGAATCTGGAATTGTCAATCCTCAAATTGTTCTAAAAGATTTAATAACCATATTTCATCCAGAAGTATTAAATCATGAGCTTTTTTATTATAAAAAATTAGATTAG
- the tpiA gene encoding triose-phosphate isomerase codes for MRDKIVAGNWKMNKNLEEALQLVNELKVANVDLTPKIIVIPSFPFINSIVNTLENSPIKVGAQNCSTQDSGAYTGEVSASMLKSVGAQYVVVGHSERRSYFNEQNEGLAEKVNQCLSNGLTPIYCCGELLEERESNNHFKIVESQINEGLFNLSESKMIDTVIAYEPVWAIGTGVTASPDQAQEMHAFIRALIAQKYNQQVADSISILYGGSCNPKNAKELFSLPDVDGGLIGGASLKSVDFMAIANSF; via the coding sequence ATGAGAGATAAAATTGTAGCGGGTAATTGGAAAATGAATAAGAATCTTGAAGAAGCTCTTCAATTAGTTAATGAATTAAAAGTTGCTAATGTTGATTTAACTCCTAAAATAATAGTAATACCTTCGTTCCCTTTTATTAATTCCATAGTAAACACATTAGAAAACTCACCAATTAAGGTTGGAGCTCAAAATTGTTCAACTCAAGATAGTGGAGCATATACTGGAGAAGTTTCTGCATCTATGTTAAAATCTGTTGGCGCTCAATATGTTGTTGTTGGGCATTCTGAAAGAAGGTCTTATTTTAATGAGCAGAACGAAGGTTTAGCAGAAAAAGTAAATCAATGTTTAAGTAATGGTTTAACTCCAATTTATTGCTGTGGCGAGTTGCTAGAAGAAAGAGAAAGTAACAATCATTTTAAAATAGTTGAGTCTCAAATAAATGAAGGATTATTTAATTTGTCAGAATCAAAAATGATAGATACTGTGATTGCTTATGAGCCAGTATGGGCAATCGGCACAGGTGTTACGGCAAGTCCTGATCAAGCTCAAGAAATGCATGCATTTATAAGGGCTTTAATTGCTCAAAAATACAATCAACAAGTAGCTGATTCAATTTCAATTTTATATGGAGGTAGTTGTAATCCAAAAAATGCAAAAGAATTATTTTCATTGCCAGATGTTGATGGTGGTTTAATAGGAGGGGCATCACTTAAGTCTGTTGATTTTATGGCGATCGCTAATTCATTTTAA
- a CDS encoding ABC transporter permease, translating into MLQFIIKRVLYGFLVLAGVITVVFLLFNVLPGDPARMLMGQRADEESLRVIQKDLGLDQPLSTQFMMYLNDLSPLSVHDKNTEHYLYLDPDKYDYSEIMNYGESSVLVFKTPYLRRSYQTKRKVSEILSDYLLETAVLATAAMLLATIIGIIFGIFAALKQNTWMDQSLLFSSILGMSVPSFYSAIIFSWLFGYLLSDYTGLNMTGSLFEYDDLGNGEILRLDNLILPAITLGLRPVSAIMQLTRSSMLDVLSQDYIRTARAKGLTFYTVVIKHALKNALNPVVTAISGMFASLLAGALFVEQIFAWKGIGWILYDALMKFDLPIIMGGVLLTATIFVVINILVDIVYGMLDPRVRVK; encoded by the coding sequence TTGTTACAGTTTATTATTAAAAGGGTTCTTTATGGATTTCTGGTTTTAGCCGGAGTAATAACTGTTGTATTTTTATTATTTAACGTTTTGCCAGGTGATCCAGCTCGTATGTTAATGGGGCAGCGTGCAGATGAAGAATCATTGAGAGTTATTCAAAAAGATTTAGGATTAGATCAGCCTTTGTCAACACAATTTATGATGTATTTGAATGATTTGTCACCATTATCGGTTCATGACAAAAACACAGAGCATTATTTATATCTAGACCCTGATAAATACGATTATTCAGAAATAATGAACTATGGGGAATCCAGTGTATTGGTTTTTAAAACTCCATATTTAAGAAGGTCTTACCAAACAAAGAGGAAAGTATCTGAAATATTAAGTGATTACTTGTTGGAAACAGCAGTGTTAGCTACTGCAGCAATGTTATTAGCAACAATTATTGGTATTATTTTTGGAATTTTTGCAGCATTAAAACAGAATACATGGATGGATCAATCCCTCCTTTTTTCTTCTATATTAGGGATGTCTGTGCCTTCATTTTATTCAGCAATTATTTTCTCATGGTTATTTGGTTACTTGTTATCCGATTATACTGGATTAAATATGACTGGTAGTTTGTTTGAATATGATGATTTAGGGAATGGTGAAATATTAAGATTGGATAACTTAATTTTACCCGCAATAACACTTGGGTTACGACCCGTCTCAGCAATTATGCAATTAACACGTAGCTCGATGTTGGATGTGTTGTCACAAGATTATATTAGAACAGCAAGAGCAAAAGGTTTAACATTTTATACAGTAGTTATAAAGCATGCATTAAAAAATGCGTTAAACCCTGTTGTTACTGCAATTTCCGGTATGTTTGCTAGCTTGTTGGCTGGAGCCTTATTTGTCGAGCAAATTTTTGCATGGAAAGGTATTGGATGGATTTTATATGATGCTTTAATGAAGTTTGATTTACCTATAATAATGGGTGGAGTATTGTTGACAGCAACTATTTTTGTTGTTATTAATATATTGGTAGATATAGTTTATGGAATGTTAGATCCTAGAGTTCGAGTAAAATAA
- a CDS encoding DUF1599 domain-containing protein → MSNTSEQYDSIIKICSDIFTKKMKDYGSAWRILRTSSLTDQIFIKAKRIRSIEEKGMSKVDEGVRSEYIGIVNYCIMALVQLELGYNENTELAFDEAKNLYDKHFIAAKSLMENKNHDYDEAWRDMRLSSLTDLILMKLLRTKQIEDNDGKTLISEGIDANYSDMINYAVFALIKIEEQK, encoded by the coding sequence ATGAGTAATACTTCTGAACAATACGATTCAATAATAAAGATTTGTAGCGACATTTTTACAAAAAAAATGAAAGATTATGGTAGTGCTTGGCGAATTTTAAGAACAAGTTCGCTAACCGATCAAATTTTTATTAAGGCAAAACGTATCAGAAGTATTGAAGAGAAAGGAATGAGTAAGGTTGATGAAGGTGTTCGTTCAGAATATATTGGTATTGTTAACTATTGCATTATGGCGTTGGTTCAATTAGAGTTGGGTTATAATGAAAATACAGAACTGGCTTTTGATGAAGCTAAAAACCTTTACGATAAACATTTTATAGCTGCTAAAAGCTTAATGGAGAATAAAAATCATGATTATGATGAGGCGTGGAGAGATATGCGTTTAAGTTCGTTAACCGATTTAATTTTAATGAAATTGTTGCGAACAAAACAAATAGAAGATAACGATGGTAAAACCTTAATTTCAGAAGGGATTGATGCCAATTATTCTGACATGATTAATTATGCTGTTTTTGCATTGATTAAAATTGAAGAGCAAAAGTAA
- the folP gene encoding dihydropteroate synthase, whose amino-acid sequence MKKNTINCKGKLLNLDELVVMGILNLTPDSFFDGGLLNNNQEIIEKVQKMLSDGATIIDIGGYSSRPGAAEVSEKDELDRVIPIIKLLIKQFPEIIISIDTFRSNVAKQAINAGAAIINDISAGNMDANMFATVKELQVPYIIMHMQGTPQTMQEKPTYKNVTLEVIDFFAKKVNELNKLGINDIIIDPGFGFGKTIEHNYELLNHLADFEILELPVLVGFSRKSMINKVIKTTPQEALNGTTTLNTLALSKGANILRVHDVLETKQVVDLYKKMKVNTI is encoded by the coding sequence TTGAAAAAAAATACAATAAACTGTAAAGGCAAACTGCTAAATTTAGACGAATTGGTAGTTATGGGGATACTAAACCTTACTCCTGACTCTTTTTTTGATGGTGGTTTATTAAATAACAACCAAGAGATTATAGAAAAAGTACAAAAAATGCTAAGCGATGGCGCTACTATAATTGATATTGGTGGTTATTCTTCTCGACCAGGAGCTGCAGAAGTAAGTGAAAAAGATGAATTAGATCGGGTTATTCCTATTATTAAATTATTAATAAAACAATTTCCTGAGATAATAATTTCGATAGATACGTTTAGAAGTAACGTTGCCAAACAAGCTATTAATGCTGGTGCAGCAATAATTAACGATATTTCGGCTGGAAATATGGATGCCAACATGTTTGCAACCGTAAAAGAATTGCAAGTGCCTTATATTATTATGCACATGCAAGGCACACCTCAAACCATGCAAGAAAAACCTACTTATAAAAATGTAACACTTGAAGTAATTGATTTTTTTGCCAAAAAAGTAAATGAATTAAACAAACTAGGCATTAACGATATTATTATTGACCCTGGTTTTGGTTTTGGTAAAACGATTGAACACAATTATGAATTACTTAACCACTTAGCAGATTTTGAAATTTTAGAATTACCTGTTTTAGTTGGTTTCTCTCGTAAATCGATGATAAACAAAGTAATAAAAACCACACCACAAGAAGCTTTAAATGGCACTACTACTTTAAACACTTTAGCATTAAGCAAAGGCGCTAACATATTGCGTGTGCACGATGTTTTAGAGACTAAACAAGTTGTAGATTTGTATAAAAAAATGAAAGTAAATACAATATGA
- a CDS encoding SDR family oxidoreductase translates to MKILLTGASGYIGKRLLPVLIESGHDVICCVRDINRFNPPESIKSRIKIIQADLLDKESLNVIPKDIDGAYYLVHSMSTSSNYNRLESESAKNFRLTLNETKVNHVVYLSGIVNETELSKHLISRKNVETELSKGKYNFTTLRAGIIIGSGSASFEIMRDLVEKLPIMVTPKWLNTKCQPIGISDVIKFLSKSIFNPKTFNENFDIGGPDILSYKDMLLILGKKRNLKRLIYIVPVMTPKLSSYWLYFVTSTSYKLAIALVNSMKIEVVCRNNKINKLLNIEPISYEDSIEKAFSKIERNEVISSWKDAFISSEFVFNISDFIQIPTFGCFKDIKERTITNRENTINKIWSIGGENGWYYGNWLWKLRGFIDKLFGGVGLRRGRTSSDSINTGDALDFWRVLYANKSEGILVLYAEMKLPGEAWLEFRVKDNKLTQTATFRPLGLTGRLYWYAVLPFHGFIFNGMIHKLTTAKS, encoded by the coding sequence ATGAAAATACTCTTAACTGGAGCATCTGGATATATAGGAAAAAGACTACTACCGGTATTAATTGAGTCTGGACATGATGTTATTTGCTGTGTAAGAGATATTAATAGATTTAATCCGCCTGAGTCAATAAAATCAAGAATTAAAATTATTCAAGCTGATTTATTAGATAAAGAATCTTTAAATGTAATACCAAAAGATATTGACGGTGCTTATTATTTAGTTCATTCCATGTCAACTTCTTCAAATTATAATAGGCTAGAAAGTGAATCAGCAAAGAATTTTAGACTTACTTTAAATGAAACAAAAGTAAACCATGTTGTATATTTAAGCGGAATTGTTAATGAAACTGAATTATCAAAACACTTAATATCTAGGAAAAATGTTGAAACAGAACTAAGTAAGGGCAAATATAATTTTACAACTTTAAGAGCTGGAATAATAATAGGATCAGGAAGTGCATCTTTTGAAATTATGAGGGATTTAGTGGAAAAACTACCAATAATGGTAACTCCTAAATGGTTAAACACAAAATGTCAACCAATAGGAATTTCAGATGTCATTAAATTTCTTTCAAAATCTATTTTTAACCCTAAAACATTTAATGAAAATTTTGATATTGGAGGTCCTGATATTTTGTCTTATAAAGACATGCTTTTGATTCTAGGGAAGAAAAGAAATTTAAAACGACTAATCTACATAGTTCCTGTAATGACTCCTAAGCTATCTTCATACTGGCTCTACTTTGTTACATCGACTTCTTACAAGTTAGCTATTGCTTTAGTAAACAGCATGAAAATTGAAGTCGTATGCCGAAACAACAAAATTAACAAGCTATTAAATATTGAACCTATATCTTACGAAGATTCAATTGAGAAAGCTTTTAGCAAGATCGAAAGAAATGAAGTGATTTCAAGCTGGAAAGATGCTTTTATAAGTAGTGAGTTTGTTTTTAATATTTCTGACTTTATTCAAATTCCAACTTTTGGTTGTTTTAAAGATATTAAAGAGCGTACTATAACAAACCGAGAGAATACTATTAATAAGATTTGGAGTATTGGAGGAGAAAATGGCTGGTATTATGGAAACTGGTTATGGAAACTACGTGGTTTTATAGACAAACTCTTTGGAGGTGTTGGGCTTAGAAGAGGTAGAACATCATCAGACTCAATAAATACTGGAGATGCATTGGATTTTTGGAGAGTTTTATATGCTAATAAAAGTGAAGGAATTTTAGTGCTTTATGCAGAAATGAAATTACCCGGAGAAGCATGGCTTGAATTTAGAGTTAAGGATAATAAATTAACACAGACAGCAACTTTTAGACCTTTAGGACTTACAGGTAGATTATATTGGTATGCAGTACTTCCATTTCATGGATTCATTTTTAACGGAATGATACATAAATTAACAACAGCAAAATCATAA
- a CDS encoding pseudouridine synthase, with protein MHHHYILYKPDGYISQLTENAGHKKKLLGELFDFTEGTMAIGRLDEASEGLLLLTTDGKMSEAIRSKKVEKEYYAQVNGNITFEAVEQLQNGVEIGIEGEKYTTLPCTAFRLTNTPDLPKRNKKIRDDRHGPTSWVSITVNEGKFRQVRKMTAAVGFPTLRLVRVRIGNIKLENLNAGEVKEVDCFDY; from the coding sequence ATGCACCACCATTACATCTTATATAAACCCGATGGCTACATTAGTCAGCTTACTGAGAATGCAGGGCATAAAAAAAAGCTATTAGGCGAATTGTTTGATTTTACTGAAGGAACAATGGCAATTGGAAGATTAGATGAGGCTTCGGAAGGTTTGTTATTATTAACTACCGATGGAAAAATGAGTGAAGCCATTCGTAGTAAAAAAGTAGAGAAAGAGTATTATGCACAAGTTAATGGAAATATAACTTTTGAAGCAGTTGAACAATTGCAAAATGGTGTGGAAATTGGAATAGAAGGAGAAAAATACACTACCCTACCTTGTACTGCTTTTCGATTAACCAATACACCTGATTTACCGAAAAGAAACAAAAAAATTAGAGACGATAGACACGGCCCTACAAGTTGGGTTTCCATTACTGTGAACGAAGGTAAGTTTCGTCAAGTTCGTAAAATGACTGCGGCAGTAGGTTTTCCCACACTTCGGTTAGTTCGTGTTCGTATTGGCAATATAAAACTAGAGAATTTAAACGCTGGCGAAGTTAAAGAAGTTGATTGTTTTGATTATTGA
- a CDS encoding T9SS type A sorting domain-containing protein: protein MKKLLISIITLCCGVQLYGQAFNFNEPIVLGYFPSWSESWAATGQNSKLREVPALVNFVFLSFAKPDLTYLKGSYDISGTGIEVPYDGCSLKESVSALKDRGIHVILSIGGETFWNSSSVYNNINYQQIKDLVDDMGFVGIDWDFEPNGSFGNIGNTTNVQHFIDFFTNSRALMPKNEGYILACAPAGVGALGGQTNDDAASPYAYANRNSLTGETDANLYNGTVSTNGINLFGFSSTGHMIPVMQAVGDKIDLIAFQGYNTGASTNRSIMYDAYAYYAEIYGFKVAAGVHFPNEPWGPYYTYTHTNVASLSEHISAHPNRVGDNDGIMIWQVLLADASSSGYSYLNVASKVLNGVAESTAVADANDYSLVTYTGGSTGCTSGGGGGNTYCGVSEYDVSLSYPTAGTQVYANCKVWENQWWANPGESPGSNSVWLEVNDCSEGAGCTVGINEMETENEFTFFVAKNRLTFISNKEEVRNIKIYSLQGRLIEDLMVGKGNNTVMLSKINNTGVYILQFEGINQLITKKAFLE from the coding sequence ATGAAAAAACTATTAATTAGTATTATCACACTGTGTTGTGGTGTTCAACTTTACGGACAAGCTTTTAATTTTAATGAACCTATTGTTTTAGGTTATTTTCCATCTTGGTCAGAAAGCTGGGCAGCTACAGGTCAAAACTCTAAATTAAGAGAAGTTCCTGCTCTTGTAAACTTTGTATTTCTCTCTTTTGCAAAACCAGATTTAACCTATTTAAAAGGTTCATATGATATATCAGGAACAGGAATAGAAGTTCCTTATGATGGGTGTTCATTAAAAGAAAGTGTTTCAGCTCTTAAAGACAGAGGGATACATGTAATTCTATCAATAGGGGGAGAAACATTTTGGAATAGTAGTTCGGTCTATAATAATATTAACTATCAACAAATAAAAGATTTGGTAGATGATATGGGTTTTGTTGGAATTGATTGGGATTTTGAACCTAATGGTTCTTTTGGAAATATTGGAAACACTACAAATGTTCAACACTTCATCGATTTTTTCACGAATTCGAGAGCTTTGATGCCTAAAAATGAAGGTTATATTTTAGCATGCGCACCAGCAGGTGTAGGTGCTTTAGGTGGTCAAACTAATGATGATGCGGCATCTCCTTATGCTTATGCAAATAGAAATAGTTTAACTGGAGAAACCGATGCAAACTTGTATAACGGAACTGTATCAACAAATGGAATTAACTTGTTTGGTTTTTCATCTACAGGTCATATGATACCTGTAATGCAGGCAGTGGGCGATAAAATAGATTTAATTGCTTTTCAAGGTTATAATACTGGTGCAAGTACCAATAGAAGCATTATGTATGATGCTTATGCTTACTATGCAGAAATTTATGGTTTTAAGGTTGCAGCAGGCGTTCATTTTCCAAATGAACCTTGGGGGCCTTATTATACTTATACACACACTAATGTTGCATCATTGTCAGAGCATATTTCAGCTCATCCAAATAGAGTAGGTGATAATGATGGAATAATGATTTGGCAAGTATTATTAGCAGATGCATCAAGTTCAGGTTATTCGTATTTAAATGTAGCGAGTAAAGTTCTAAATGGGGTTGCTGAATCTACTGCAGTTGCAGATGCTAATGATTATTCACTTGTTACCTATACGGGTGGCTCTACTGGTTGTACTTCAGGTGGAGGAGGTGGAAACACATATTGTGGTGTTAGTGAGTATGATGTTAGTCTGAGTTATCCTACAGCTGGAACTCAAGTTTATGCAAACTGTAAAGTTTGGGAAAACCAATGGTGGGCAAACCCCGGAGAATCACCAGGTTCTAATAGCGTTTGGTTAGAAGTAAATGATTGTTCAGAAGGGGCAGGTTGTACAGTAGGTATTAATGAAATGGAAACTGAAAATGAATTTACTTTTTTTGTAGCTAAAAACCGATTAACATTTATCTCTAATAAAGAGGAAGTAAGAAATATTAAAATCTATAGCTTACAAGGTCGGTTGATTGAAGATTTAATGGTAGGTAAAGGAAATAATACGGTTATGTTATCTAAAATAAATAATACAGGTGTTTATATTTTACAATTTGAAGGTATTAATCAACTGATTACTAAAAAAGCTTTTTTGGAGTAG